One segment of Nostoc piscinale CENA21 DNA contains the following:
- the map gene encoding type I methionyl aminopeptidase: protein MKTETIVILSSREIEKMRRAGRLAAKLLEHLEPLVKPGVSTLELNDEAERWTQAHGAKSAPLGYKGFPKSICTSVNEVICHGIPNAKQILKDGDIINIDVTPIVDGYHGDTSKTFIVGNAAAKTQKLVEVTQECLYRGIAEVKPGAKVGDIGAAIQEYAESEGFSVVRDFVGHGISNIFHTAPDIPHYGTRGKGKRLRPGMVFTIEPMINEGAWEVEMLSDGWTAVTRDRKLSAQFEHTIAVTEDGVEILTLPEAE, encoded by the coding sequence ATGAAAACTGAAACAATCGTCATTTTATCCTCAAGAGAAATAGAAAAAATGCGTCGGGCAGGACGCTTGGCGGCTAAACTTCTAGAGCATCTGGAACCACTAGTGAAACCTGGGGTAAGTACACTGGAACTCAACGATGAAGCTGAACGTTGGACACAAGCTCACGGTGCTAAAAGCGCACCCCTTGGTTATAAAGGTTTTCCCAAATCAATCTGCACGAGTGTGAATGAGGTCATCTGTCACGGCATTCCCAATGCTAAACAAATCCTCAAAGACGGTGACATTATTAATATTGATGTTACGCCGATTGTAGATGGGTATCACGGTGATACATCAAAAACATTTATTGTTGGTAATGCTGCTGCTAAAACGCAAAAGTTGGTAGAAGTAACTCAAGAGTGCCTATATCGTGGGATTGCAGAAGTCAAACCAGGCGCAAAGGTTGGGGATATTGGCGCAGCAATTCAAGAATATGCAGAGTCTGAGGGTTTTTCTGTGGTGCGGGATTTTGTCGGACATGGCATTAGTAATATTTTCCATACAGCGCCTGATATACCCCATTATGGGACTCGTGGTAAAGGGAAGCGTCTGAGACCTGGAATGGTATTTACGATTGAGCCGATGATTAACGAAGGCGCTTGGGAAGTAGAAATGTTGAGTGATGGGTGGACGGCTGTAACGCGCGATCGCAAATTGTCGGCTCAATTTGAGCATACAATTGCAGTCACAGAAGATGGTGTAGAAATTCTGACTTTACCTGAAGCTGAGTAA
- a CDS encoding type 1 glutamine amidotransferase domain-containing protein: MSKKILIIVSNACVIGPNNRRTGNFLPEVAHPYAEFDRAKYQIDFASLTGDTPFLDALNLADDPDNLAFLVGKGWDSMQKAKKLSDVDVSQYDAIFMPGGLAPMVDMPEHPLLKKVVKETYERGAVVGAVCHGPVSLLNVKLSDGTYLLAGKNISSFTNDEEENYAKADVPFELETALTQQGALFHKTAPWQAFSIVDGNLVTGQNPASAKGVAEKMIALLESA, translated from the coding sequence ATGTCAAAGAAGATTCTTATTATCGTGTCGAACGCGTGCGTTATTGGCCCGAACAACCGCAGGACAGGAAATTTCCTGCCGGAGGTCGCACATCCTTATGCTGAATTCGACAGAGCAAAATACCAAATTGATTTTGCAAGTCTCACCGGAGATACACCGTTTCTGGATGCGCTCAATCTTGCTGACGACCCTGATAACTTAGCCTTCTTGGTAGGAAAAGGGTGGGACTCAATGCAGAAAGCGAAAAAGCTCTCAGATGTAGACGTTAGCCAGTACGATGCCATTTTTATGCCTGGCGGTTTAGCACCGATGGTCGATATGCCTGAGCATCCACTCCTCAAAAAGGTTGTGAAAGAGACGTACGAGCGGGGTGCTGTTGTTGGGGCTGTTTGTCACGGCCCAGTCTCGTTGCTGAACGTCAAGTTGAGTGATGGCACCTATCTGCTCGCTGGGAAGAATATCAGTTCATTTACAAACGACGAGGAAGAAAACTACGCAAAAGCTGATGTGCCTTTCGAGTTGGAAACGGCGCTTACCCAACAAGGCGCACTCTTCCACAAGACGGCACCCTGGCAGGCATTCAGCATCGTCGATGGAAATCTTGTCACCGGACAGAATCCTGCTTCTGCCAAAGGTGTTGCAGAGAAAATGATCGCACTCTTGGAGTCTGCATAA
- a CDS encoding putative quinol monooxygenase, which produces MEKIMIVKWRIKESESSRILKLLPELAEKTRLEEGNISYMIYQSENDPCELILCEHYTDTAAAESHRQSEHYKRIVAEEIIPYLESREVISVKKLV; this is translated from the coding sequence ATGGAAAAAATCATGATCGTGAAATGGAGAATTAAGGAGTCGGAAAGCTCGCGGATCTTGAAATTGCTACCGGAGCTTGCTGAGAAGACCAGATTGGAGGAAGGCAATATTTCCTACATGATTTATCAGTCGGAAAACGATCCTTGCGAACTCATTCTTTGCGAACACTACACCGACACCGCTGCCGCAGAATCTCACAGGCAATCAGAACACTATAAAAGAATCGTTGCAGAAGAGATCATCCCCTATCTTGAAAGCCGCGAGGTGATATCGGTGAAGAAGCTTGTTTAA